GCTGGGACCCAAATATCCCATACTCGGAGTGTGTCTGGGTCATCAGTCCATATGCGCAGCGTACGGGGCTACCATCACCTATGCGAAGGAACTGATGCACGGCAAACAGTCCTCGGTATCCCTCGAGAAGGATGCCATCTTCGAAGGTGTGGAAAACGGTGCACTCGTTGCGAGGTACCATTCGCTTGCGGCTGATCCTTCCACCATTCCATCATGTCTGAAGGTCATCGCCACCGCCGACGACGGGGAGATCATGGCAGTGAAACACACCGACTATCCTGTCTACGGACTTCAGTTCCATCCCGAATCCGTGATGACACCCTCTGGAAAGACCATCTTGGCCAATTTCCTGAAGATTGCGGAGGGAAGGCAATGATAAAAGAAGCTATCATCAAACTAGTCAACAAGGGGGACCTCACCTACGACGAAGCGTTCACCGTCATGAACGAGATCATGGACGGGAACACCACCCCCACCCAGAACGCGGCCTTCCTGGCGGCACTGACCACCAAGAATACCAGGACCGAGACCGAAGCGGAGATCGCCGGATGTGCCAGCGCCATGCGTTCCCACGCCATGACTGTGGAACATCCTTACAAAGTTCTCGACATCGTCGGTACCGGAGGCGACGGTTCCAACACATTCAACATCTCCACCACCTCAGCTTTCGTCATCTCGGCCGGAGGCACCAAGGTGGCCAAGCACGGCAACCGTGCCGCCTCCTCGAAATCGGGAGCGGCAGACTGCCTCGAAGCCCTGGAGATCAACCTCGACCAGCCCCCGGAGAGAGCGGTAAAACTCCTTGATGACCCCGGAATCTGCTTCATGTTCGCCCAGAGGTACCACTCTTCGATGAAGTACGTCGGTCCCATCAGGAAGGAACTCGGATTCAGGACGGTGTTCAACATCCTCGGTCCGCTGACCAATCCCGCCAGGCCTGCATACCAGGTCCTGGGAGTGTACGACGTCATGCTCGTGAACCCTCTGGCACATGTGCTATCATCCCTCGGGGTGGAGAAAGGTATGGTCGTCTACGGAACCGACGGACTCGACGAGTTCTCACCTGTAGGGCCTACCAGGATCTGCGATTTCGAAGGCGACAAATACGACACCTACACCGTAGATCCCGAAGATCTGGGCATCGTCCGCTGCTCTAAATCGGATATCGCGGGAGGAAGTCCCGAGGACAACGCCCGCATCACCCTCGACATTCTCAAGGGAAAGAAGGGACCGAAGTACGACACCGTCCTCCTCAACGCGGGAGCGGGACTCTATGTCAGCAGGCAGGCATCCTCCGTCAAGGACGGAATGGAACTGGCGGACAAGCTCATCGCCGACGGCAGGGCATACGAACAGTACGAGAGATTCAGGGCGGCATCCAACCAATGAGCGGCAATATCCTCAGGACTCTGGCGGACGATGCCAGGATCCGTGTCCAGAACTCAATGAAGATCGTCTCCCCCGCAGAGATGGCCAATCTGGCCAGAAAGATGGACTGCGATACCGGTTTCCCCTTCGAGAAAGCACTGAAACAGCCGGGGATGAGCTTCATCTGCGAATGCAAGAAGGCCTCTCCTTCTAAAGGGGTCATCGCAGAGGAGTTCCCTTACCTGCAGATTGCGAAGGCATACGAGGAAGCGGGTGCGGCGGCCATCTCTGTCCTCACCGAACCCACGAAGTTCCTGGGAGAGGGGAGATTCCTGAAGGAGATCTCCGAGAACGTTTCGATACCCTGTCTCCGCAAGGACTTCATCGTGGACGAGTACATGATCTACGAGGCCAAGACCCTCGGAGCCTCCGCTGTGCTGCTGATCTGCGCATTGCTGAACGAAGAGGACCTCAGAAGGTTCGTGAAGATCGCCCACGGCCTGGGAATAACCGCGTTCGTGGAGACCCGCACCGCATCCGAGATCGACATGGCGGTGAGGGCAGGAGCCCGGGTCATCGGCGTGAACAACCGCGACCTCAGGGACTTCTCGGTGGACATCAAGACCTGCCTGATGCTGAGGCAGCACGTACCCTCCGACATTGTATTCGTGGCTGAGAGCGGCATCTCCAACAGGGAGGACATCGAGCGCCTGGAGAAGGCGGGAGTCGATGCCGTGCTCATAGGCGAGACCCTGATGAGAGCATCCGACAAGAAGAAGGCCCTGGCAGAACTGAGGGGTTCCCCTTGACTCTCATCAAGCTCTGCGGGATGATGCGCCCCGAGGACATCACAGTGTGCAACAGACTGCATCCCGACTATGCGGGATTCGTATTCTGGGACAAGAGCAAACGCTGCGTTTCCGTCAATACCGCAAGGGCTCTGATAGCAGACCTCGACGAAGGAATCGTCCCGGTGGGAGTGTTCCGCAATCAATCCCTCTCGGAGGTAATCTCAGCCGCAGACACAGGTATTCGCATGATCCAGCTTCACGGTTCTGAGGACCAGGGATTCATCAACCTCGTGAAGGAACAGACCGGACTCCCGGTCATAAAAGCGTTCACGGTTACAGATGAAGAGAGCATCACCGAATCACTCAGGATCTCCAGCGATCACATCATGTACGACAGCGGAGCCGGAAGCGGAATGAAATCCGACTGGTCCCTGCTCAGGAACATACAAACACCTTACTTCCTCGCGGGGGGCTTGGATGCCGGAAACGTAGAGGAAGCGATAAAAGAGCTGCACCCTTACGCGGTGGACGTCAGCTCAGGCATCGAGACAGACGGGCGCAAGGACCCCGCAAAGATGGAAACATTCACGGAGGCCGTCCGCAGGGCGGACCTTAACCACAGGAAGGAAGAGAAATGACCAACCCGAACGGAAGATTCGGAGAATACGGCGGACAGTACATGCCGGAGACCCTCATGAGCGCGGTCATCGAGCTCGAGGAGGCGTACAACAGATACAAGGACGATCCCGAGTTCAACAGGGAATTGAACGAACTCCTCGAGGAATATGCCAACCGCCCCAGCAGACTGTACTACGCGAAGAAGATGACCGAGGACCTCGGCGGAGCCAAGATATATCTCAAAAGGGAGGACCTCAACCACACCGGCGCCCACAAGATAAACAACGTGCTGGGACAAGCACTATTGGCAAAGAAGATGGGCAAGACCAGGCTCATCGCCGAGACCGGCGCGGGTCAGCACGGAGTGGCCACCGCCACCGCTGCCGCTCTGTTGGGTATGGAATGTCTGGTGTACATGGGTGTGGAGGACATGGAGCGTCAGAAGCTCAATGTTTACCGCATGCGCCTGCTCGGAGCCGAGGTAAGGGGAGTGGAGACCGGTACCGGCACCCTCAAAGACGCTGTATCTCAATGCATGAGGGAGTGGACCACCCGCATCGCCGACACCCATTACTGTCTCGGATCCGTCATGG
The sequence above is a segment of the methanogenic archaeon ISO4-H5 genome. Coding sequences within it:
- a CDS encoding anthranilate phosphoribosyltransferase TrpD2, yielding MIKEAIIKLVNKGDLTYDEAFTVMNEIMDGNTTPTQNAAFLAALTTKNTRTETEAEIAGCASAMRSHAMTVEHPYKVLDIVGTGGDGSNTFNISTTSAFVISAGGTKVAKHGNRAASSKSGAADCLEALEINLDQPPERAVKLLDDPGICFMFAQRYHSSMKYVGPIRKELGFRTVFNILGPLTNPARPAYQVLGVYDVMLVNPLAHVLSSLGVEKGMVVYGTDGLDEFSPVGPTRICDFEGDKYDTYTVDPEDLGIVRCSKSDIAGGSPEDNARITLDILKGKKGPKYDTVLLNAGAGLYVSRQASSVKDGMELADKLIADGRAYEQYERFRAASNQ
- a CDS encoding phosphoribosylanthranilate isomerase TrpF; translation: MTLIKLCGMMRPEDITVCNRLHPDYAGFVFWDKSKRCVSVNTARALIADLDEGIVPVGVFRNQSLSEVISAADTGIRMIQLHGSEDQGFINLVKEQTGLPVIKAFTVTDEESITESLRISSDHIMYDSGAGSGMKSDWSLLRNIQTPYFLAGGLDAGNVEEAIKELHPYAVDVSSGIETDGRKDPAKMETFTEAVRRADLNHRKEEK
- a CDS encoding anthranilate synthase component II TrpG; the encoded protein is MILLIDNYDSFSYNLYQLIGSLDPEIKVVRNDALSVKEIDALNPKAIIVSPGPGRPEDAGICIEAIRELGPKYPILGVCLGHQSICAAYGATITYAKELMHGKQSSVSLEKDAIFEGVENGALVARYHSLAADPSTIPSCLKVIATADDGEIMAVKHTDYPVYGLQFHPESVMTPSGKTILANFLKIAEGRQ
- a CDS encoding indole-3-glycerol phosphate synthase TrpC; the encoded protein is MSGNILRTLADDARIRVQNSMKIVSPAEMANLARKMDCDTGFPFEKALKQPGMSFICECKKASPSKGVIAEEFPYLQIAKAYEEAGAAAISVLTEPTKFLGEGRFLKEISENVSIPCLRKDFIVDEYMIYEAKTLGASAVLLICALLNEEDLRRFVKIAHGLGITAFVETRTASEIDMAVRAGARVIGVNNRDLRDFSVDIKTCLMLRQHVPSDIVFVAESGISNREDIERLEKAGVDAVLIGETLMRASDKKKALAELRGSP